From the Desulfomonile tiedjei genome, the window AGCACCTTAATATCAGTAGCAGCGAAAGGACTGGCAATGATGTAGGCCTTGTAACTCCGTCCCAGTAATCCAAACCCTGCATACGGTATCCAGATCTCACTTGAAAGGTCGGTGGCCTCGAGATTCACGTTTTTGTATGTGCCGGAACTTGCGCCGGCAACACCGCGGGCGTCGCGGAAAGCAAGGTCGAAATGATCCCATCGCAACCCACCGATAAGCCCAAAAGGGCTCCAAACATTGAAAGTCGCTCCCACTTCAATCTCCCACCACTCAAGTTGACGCTCCCTCCATTCGGACGGCCTGTTCGGGACAACCGTCCCTCCAAGTGTGGGACCCAAGAAACTCTGGACGAAGTTTCCCGCGACACTCGTGAAGAAGGCAAGATTAGGGTTCACCTGGGCCGTTACGCTTGCTTCCGCGATCCAAAGATTCGCTTCCGGAAGCTTCAATCTGGCCGGGTCTCCTCTGTACCCTTCGCCTCCTTTAATGGAGAGTTCAAAGGGCACCGGAATTCTGGCATCCACCCCCATCCTTTGATAACCCAGTCGCCCCGAAGGAGTGATTCTGATTTGCCCGAACCTGAACGCTGTAGAACCAAAAGTCTCGGCAGGTACGGCTGAAACGACCAGAGAGCCAACGATATCGTTCGCGGCAGCCGAGAAGGGGACCAGCCAAACGGCAAGGACGATGATGATCCTTTTCATCCCCGAAACCTCAGCCCGCGGCGTGTGCAAGCTAATCACGCGCGTCAATGGAAAGATAGTAGTGAAGGATAAGACAAATTCGTGTGTAAAATAATGGGGTTTTGAATTTCAGTCAAGATCTTGCGCCCAAGCAGTAGTTTGGACGGTCAGGTGGCGTACCCTTTCATGAAAGATTTCAATGTCCCAACTCATCGACAGCTCTTCGTACGATCCTTGTTTTTGTCGAGCAGCACTATTTCGCTTCCCACGCCTGTCATAACCAAAGCATAAGCCGACGTTGCCCCGACCAAACCTGATCCCACTACCCCAACCTTCATTTTCGGAGATCGCTCCCTGCTTTTCATACCGATTGGCATTTAGAAGAATGACTCGGATCGCCATCGTGTAGGGCACTGACCTGCCCAAGCAGGTCCGTGCTTCTTCTCTGCCGTGTTCCAAGTTTCATCGCAAATCAGTATGAATGATTACGAGCCACCCCGCAAAGGCAATGATTTGCCCGTACGAATTCGAAAAAGTCACGAGCGAACCTCTTACCCGAGTAGGGAAGAGGCCCGCTCGCACCGACGTTGCAGCAATGCGCTTAGAGGGCCTGTGCAAGCCCCTTGCGGGAATACTCGTAGAAGTATAGGCCCATACTCTAAGCAGCCTTCTTCGTGATCCTTTCCTTGAAATCCAGGAGAAAAGCCTTCTCTCGCTTGAGATCCTCACGAAACGACAGTTTCTCCGTGTTAGAGATTTCCGAGGTCAATTCGGACAAATAATTCTCGACCACGTGTTCAAGCATGTCGGCCTGTTCGTCATTGAGATCGATGTGTACCATTGTCTTTTACTCTTTCTCTTAACCTGCTTCGTCAGATTTGCGAAAATCCATCGTACCTCGCAGCGTCATTGCATCAATTTATTCCGAAGCAGCCTTTCGGAGCTAAGATCCTCCCGATTCACACTGTTTTTCGACCACCTGATTGACGGCACAATCCGACTCCAGATGGCCTCTTTCGCTCATAAATTAACAATACCGGAGGACTCCAGCAAGTCGCATCCATTTCCGCCCGGAGGTGTCTCTGCCAACGACTGCAGCAGCTTACGATAGGTCGCGCACCTCAGTAACACGCCGGAGCGCAGACCGTGCCGGTCGTGTACCCGGGACCGGTCCAAGAAGGAACGCAACCGCTGTAACAGACGGTCATGGGACTGCTGGCCGCGGCTCCGGGTAACGCTTGCGGGGTCCCAGGCCGAGCGAGCTGGTTGTAAGTCGGCACCACGGTTCTACTTGACGTTGCCGGGGCGTTCCATCCAGTACCGGTTCCCCACCTCGGCAGCCAATAACAGAGCGAGGCCGGACCCCAGCCGCTGCTCGGTGGATTAGCCTGTGACGCTGCTACACCCTGCTGTGGAGCGGCGGTTCCCTGGCCGGCCGGCGTACGCCAATCGCCTGTTCCCGCGACAGCCTGTCCCGCTCTTTGGCCCGCGGGCTGCGCGGGTATGAACCATGTGTAAACAGGCCCTGTCCCTCCCGGCGGATAAGTGGTGTAGAAGGCAACCGGAGGATTGCCCGCTATGGTTGCCTGTTGAGCCGGAGCTACACCGGAACTGCTCACTCCTGCCGCGTCCTTTAGGATTCTGTCGGCTTTTGTTTGAGCATCCTTAAACGTGCTCTTTTTCGCGCTATTTCCTGCCGCCACGGCCGAATCGGCCGCCAGGGCGCTCATGACAAATAATATGGCCACCAGAATCGACAATATGCTCAATCCTTGATGAATTCTCATGCTGAAACCTCCAATACCGTTTGGAGCCTCCACATATCTCGTGGTCCTGTAATTCATTCAAATAAGATGCGATTTGAGCCTTGGGGATTCACAAGGATGCGTAAAACAACAGCCACCGCAACCATTCAGTCTTGCGGGGGTGGAAGGGATTCTTAGCCCTGAAGGGGCGTACCAATGGTAGCCACGGGTGTAACCCGTGGACCGGAAGCATTGCCACAGCCCTGAATCACCGACCCTGGAGGGGTCGACCAATCCCGAAGTCCAACTCACGGTCATGGGCGACCCCTCCAGGGTTGGTGATCCAAATGATTGTGTGGACCATTCTCCACGGGCTTACGCCCGTGGCTACTGTCGGGCTGCCCCTTCGGGGCATGGGAGACGCTCCCGCACGTACGTGAATGATTACCAGCCACCTTCTTTCGCTCAGGTGCCCATCACATGCTCGCACGGAAGCGGGGACTGCACCACAGTGCAACCCAAGGTCTCGGTTTTGTGTGTGTTCCTGACAGCGTGGGGCACATCTTGTGGTATGAATAGAACGCTGCCCGGCTCCACTGCAACAACCTCATCCCCCACCACACACTCTCCCTCCCCATGAGTGAAAGCGAGGATCTCATCCGACAAGGGATGCCGGTGCAGCGGGTTCTCCTGGCCCGGCAGGATCATGTATATGCTGAAGCGCATGTGTTCCGTTTCAAAAAGGGTCTTCCGAGTAAAGCCTTTTTCCTGGGCCTCCTCAAAGTTAAAAGGCTTCCTGAAGTGTTCTTTGCTGTCAGTGTCCAATGCGGCCATGTTTCTTTCTCCTTTTGTGTGTAAGTGATGGAATCTGAATGACTATTTCTTCCGCACTAGTCCTAATGCTAGCGTTTGACTCCTGCGCGGAAGACTATTGCAGCCGCAACCAAGAGCGCGGCCACAATAGCGAAAGATAAACGGTAGTCAGTGCCGGAACCCGTCAGTCCGATGAGAAGACCCGCAAGCAGCGGACCCGAAGCATGCCCCACATCGAATATGGTCCCGAAGGTTCCCATGGCACAGCCCAGATGGTCTTGTCTACAGAAGTCCGCCACAAGGGCTGCCGCGGAAGAGGTGACTATAGCCTCACCAAGACCGAAGATCGCTGCCAGAACGAGGAGCACGGGAAAGCTCCGGAACCAGGGAATGAGCACGAAAGGAATCACACAAACGAACATGCCCCAGAACAGGAGGGTCTGGCGCCCATGCCGATCGGAGATCTTGCCCATAAGGGGCTTAGAGAGAACCGTGACGAAGATTTGCACTCCCCAGAGGAGGCCTGCCTGGAACGCGGAGAACCCGCAGATCACGACTGCGTAGATTGGTAGAAACGCTTCCAAAGCGCCTACAGAAAGGTTTTGCACGCCTTCCATGTTGCTGGTGAGTAGCACTCTGCGGTCCATCAGGATTTCCCGAGTTCCAATTCGAAACTGGTCCCAAATTGCCCTGAGCGTGCGTCCATTTTCATGTTTCGGAGCATCCCACTTCCCTTGCATGACCCAAAGAGCAATCAACAAAGAAGCCATCCCTAACGCCGCAACTACTCCATACACAATATGGAAGTGGGTTAAGCTCGGGTCTGCTCCGGCGGACAGCTCTGTGAGCATCAGGCCCCCGAGCGGCGCGCCTATTAGGTTGCCGATGATGGTTATGGAAGAAAACCAGGAGAGCATCTCGCCACGTTTATCCCCTGCAACACCGACGACCACGGCCATTGCCACGGGACCGTATATGGCCGTCGCGAACCCGTGAAAGAACCGGACTACTACGAGGGCCTCGTATGAAGAAACCCACAAGTAGGCAAACGGAACAACCGCGAAAACCGCCAGGCCCATGAATAATGTCCGAGTCCTACCGATCACGTCCGAGAGTACTCCAGCCGGCATCTTGAAGAAAATCCCCGTGACCGTTGAAATCGCGACAGCGAAACCTATGGCTTCAGGTCCGGCTCCCAGAGAGGCAGCGAATAGCGCCAATACCGGCGTTCGAGCCAACGCATAGGAGGCCCTGGCAAAAAAACCCACCGCACACAAGCCGCTGAAGGTTGATCTGATGCTATCGTTCACATCGACGCCGTTTGTGGGTTCTGTGAGAATTTTCGTGCTGGACTTTGTCATCATCAGAGCCTTTCTTGACGCCTCAGCGGGCTTTTGTCAGTCCTTGTATCTCCTCGTGATATTGAAGATGCCTGCTGAGAGGTTTATCGCCTTTCGCCAGATTGGGATGTGTCTTCAGTATCTCAGGGAACCGTTCCTCGGCTTCGTGTTCCGTGGCGACGATTCTGTCTGAAGCCGTGATGATGTCCACGAGCTTGTCCGCGTAAATCACTATCTTTTCTTCAATGGTATTGGGCGAGTAGTCCTTTCTGGGCAGGCCGAGCCCATGAGCTTCCTCCTCCGTTAGGCCAGCATTGACGTGCTTCTCCATGATCGTGGTAATAGCGTCGGGAAGCCCCATCTTTCGGCCAATCTCACCACCGAAAATGCCGTGGTCGTGTCCACGCCCTTTGGCTTTCCCCAGGTCATGCAACAGCGCTCCTCTGCCTACCAACACTTTGTCCAGGTCCGCACCGGTCCTCTCAGCAAGTTCCAGGGCCTTCTGGGCCACTTGAATCGAATGTGCTATGTCGCCCTCAGATACCCCTGCTTGCCGGAGAAGATCCACATCTGACGCCTTTACCCTGCACGCGTCTCCGTCAGGGCCTTTTGCAGTCGATTTCAGTGCGAAAAAGGCCGTCTGAGCAAGGATAGCCGACTCAAGATCAGTCTTGCCGCGCAAATACCTTGCGATCACGTCGTCGTAAATGTGCTGCACATACTCTTCCAGACCTTCTTCTCCGTATAATGCTTTCATGAGTTGTCCGTATTCACAGATCCTGTTCACATCGTGGCGTTCAACTTTTTTTCCTGGATCCGCGTCCATCCACTCGTGCAATTCCCTATGGTCCTTCCCGGTTCTTTGACGACTTATTTCCACATGTTCTTCAGTACTGGGCATGCTTTGTTCTCCCTACCGGCTCACACACCAGGGCTCCGGAGCCGTTCATCCGATCATTCTTGAGAGGCCTGACGCGGTCGTGGATTTGTTTTGACGCCCCTAAACTACCGGCAGACCTGCACTCGGCGAACCTATTTCGGCGATTTCACCCCGAAGTAGGCCAGCGTGTCAGCAATGGCCTTGTCCACGTCCTCTTTGACGTGGTTGAACCTCGCGACAAAGTCATCGTGGATATGCTGGAGGTACTCCTGAAGCCCTTCAGGACCATATTTCTCCTCCATCATTTTCCCGTACTCATAGATTTTCGTGATGTCGTGCCGTTCGACCTTCTTTTCCGGGTCCTTGTCGATCCATTCGTGTAGTTCCAGATAATCCTTGCCGGTCCTTCGGCGACTCGTCTCCACGTGTTTCTCTATGCTGGGCATGGTGTGTTCCTCCTGGGGAATTACTTTCTACGAAAATATTCGTAGAGGTCGTCGAACAGAGTTGAGCCCCGATCCAACCGGGCATCATCGGGCTTGCGAGACGCCACAATTCCGTCGAGCAAGGCTAAAATGCCTGCAGTTTCAGGTTTCCTGAATTTTGTTTCCTTCAGATCGAGGTCGTGTACGATCTTGCCGATTTCTGCGAGGGCTTTGTCATTTACAGCAAAACGCTGGACAAGAACCTCGAAGCTGCAGAGATCACCTTCGTGGGTGAACTCTCCTTCAAACGTGTCGAATCGCAATTCTCCCGTCTTCGGACGGTACCCTCGCTCGGAAACGAACCTGAATGAGGCGTCAGGATCGATGAAGCGGCGAATGAGCCATGCACAGGCGATGCGATCTACGTACACCCCTTTCCGGGTCACCCATGTACGTCCTCGGAACTGCGTGACATCCGAAGTGTCAACCGCCTTCGTTCCCGTATCCGTACGATTCCGTGCTTCTGCGAGCCTGGACTCAATCTTTTCCAACAGGGTTAGTGCAGATTCGCGGCCTGGTGCCCCGAAGAAGTCTAGGTTGACGACGACCGAGAATCGCTTGTTGAGGCGTGTGAGAGCTGCCTCCAATTCGGATCGATCTTCGTCCGTCATCGACGCGCCAGGCGGTGCGGCATCGATGACCGCTTTCGCCTCATCGGCAATCTGTCCATAGTCCGCGTCACGCGCTGTCCGGAACAGAGCTTCCACATGCTCGTCCGTCAATCCCTCGACAAAGCTCGCCGCACAGATCGAAGCCTCGGCCCCTGCCTGTACGATCTCCCTGAGGACCCATTGGAAGTCCTCTAGGGTCTGTTCGTTCCTGGGGATGACGTACACGGAGTTCTTTATAGCCACAGCGCCGAGAGCCTGCAGCCTCCTCCAGATTTTGACCCTGAGGTAGCCCGGCTTTGGGGGAATCTGGTGGATGAGAAGCAGCCATTTTCCGTCAAGACATTCGGTCATCGTCACACCTCATTGCAACACTTGACATGATGATGATGCAGTTGTATCTTCTTGTCAAGTGGTCAGAGAGATTGGACTGTGAAGATTTTAGGAAAGAGGCCTTTAGAGACACTCTGCTCCAAGAACGGTTTTTAACGAGCCCCGTCCCGTAGCCGAATGGAACATCCGGCATGGGGATAAACGAAGAGGAGGTATTCGCCATGTCCGAAAGAGATGAAAAGACAAGCAAGTTTGAGGAAACCGCACCATCGGGATCAGCGGAAGCACAGGCAGCTGACCCGTGCGCGGACATCAAGGACCCCGTGAGGAGAGGCTTATGCCGCGTGTGTCAAGCGCCCGTGGTCGGGGAGGCTCCTTTTTGCAAAGATCATGAGCCACCAGTGCCATAGTAGGGAAAACGACTGTGGGGGACATTGCCTGGCGCGGTTCCCCGCAAAATAATCTTCGAGAAGAGAGGAGAATTGAAAATGGCGGATTCCATAACCCCCCAGGAACTAAAAGCCCTCATGGGCAGTGAGCGGAAACCGGCCCTTTTCGATGTGCGGAGAAAAGCCGACTTCGAGGCTGCGCCGAAGAAAATCGGCGGCGCTGACTGGCTTGATCCGGAAAAGGCCGATGAGTGGACCGATGAAATCCCTCAAAACAGGCCGGTGGTAGTGTACTGTGTCAAGGGTGGTTCCGTGAGTCAGTCAGTTGCTGATCGGCTTCAACAGAGCCACCCGGATGTCCGGTTTCTCCAGGGCGGTATAAAGGCCTGGACCGAGCTTGGCGACCCGGAGGGGGAAGATAAATGAAATGGATAACTAGGGAAAATGCCCACGTTGATCGCATCGCCTGTCCTTGGCTCATCAAACGATTCATAGATAAGGATGCCGTATTTCTTTTCGTACCGAAGGGGCAGGTCATTGCTACCGCCGAGCGAGAAGGGGCAACCCCGTATGATGTTCCGGGAGTAGAACTGGGACATGTCGAGGGGCGTTGTTCCTTCGAGAGCATCGCAATCAAGTATGGCTTGATGGACGATCCCGCTCTGATCGAAATGGCCAAAATCATCCATGCGGCCGATGTGTCCGCAGACCTGGGCAGTTCACCGCAGGGAGCGGGACTCAAAGCCATGGCGCATGGTTTTTCTCTCCTCCATGGGACCGACGATCACAAGAAGATGGAGCTTGAATTCCCCATGTACGATGCCCTTTATGCCTGGTGTGAAGACAAGGTGAAACCGGCTCGATGAGGAACGACAGGAATTCTGTTCTGAATTAAGGAGATATGGCTTGGAATCAACAGGCAAAGCGAAGAGCCCTTCGCCTGAACCGGTCTGCGAAGGTTCCCCACTGAAAATGGTCACCTTCCGAGAAGCGTTTTGGGTGTGGATGAAGGTTGCCCTCAACAGCTTTGGAGGTCCCGTCGCTCAGATCGCGGTCATGCACAGATATTTGGTGGAAGAAAAGCGGTGGATAGGTGAGAGCCGCTTTCTCCATGCGCTGAATTATTGCATGCTTCTTCCCGGTCCTGAAGCCCAGCAGCTGGCCATTTACATCGGCTGGCTGCTGCACAAAATCCCCGGAGGGATCATAGCAGGGACGGTCTTTGTCCTTCCAGGGTTCATTGCGATGTTGATCTTGAGTGTTTTGTATGCCGGCTATCAGGATTTGAGCATTGTGCAATGGTTGTTTTTAGGCCTGAAACCGGCTGTTCTGGCAGTTGTTATACAGGCGGTCGTGCGCATAGGGAAAAGAGTGCTGAAAAACAGACTCACGGTAACGCTGGCGGGGCTATCCTTCGTCGGAATCTTCTTCTTTGATGTGCCTTTCCCGTTAATCGTTATCTCAGCCGCGGTCATCGGTTATCTGGGGGGATGCCTCAGTCCGACGCTCTTCGAAGTAAATCAAGGGCATGCGACGAACTCGGACCCTTGTGATTCTGCTCTGGTAGATAAGATGCTGGAGGAAGAACCGCCGGAGCATACGAAACCTTCCGTCTCAAGGGCTGTCGTCGTGGCTCTTGTCTGGACGATTTTGTGGTTCGGTCCCATCGCCCTCATTTTGATCTTGCTGGGATCCGAAAGCATTTATTTCCAGGAAGCGACATTCTTTAGCAAAGCTGCTGTAGTGACATTCGGAGGCGCTTATGCCGTCTTAGCGTATGTAGCCCAGCAAGCCGTGGAAAACTACAAATGGGTCACTCCCGGAGAGATGCTGGACGGGCTTGGACTGGCGGAGACTACCCCCGGACCTCTCATTCTGGTCTTGCCGTTTGTCGGGTTCCTGGCGGCCTTTCGCAACCCAGGAGTCCTCAATCCGATGATTGCAGGGACTCTCGGAGCAATGCTGACAACTTGGGCCACGTTTGTCCCCTGTTTCCTCTGGGTCCTTGTCGGAGGACCTTACGTTGAGGCATTGAGAGGAAATAAGTCGCTAAACACGGCAATGTCATCCATATCAGCAGCCATAGTGGGAGTAGTTCTCAACCTGGCTGTGTGGTTCGCTCTGCACACTGTCTTCGGGTCGCTTCGGGATGCCCATTTTTTCGGAGTCCATTTGCAGATTCCGGTATGGACCACAATCAACGTACCATCACTCTTCATCACGGCGTTCGCGATGTTGGCGATTTTCCGCTTCAAGTTGAGCGTCATCAAGACCATAGCATGCAGCGCTATGCTCGGTATCGTCTATCATCTGTTTCGATGGGGCTTATCCTAGGTTGCCACACTGAAGGGGTGCTGAAGTTGTTGTTATAGCACAAAATAGTTGTCGCGTTTGACGGTGCCATAAAGAATGCTTACCAGTAAAAAGATTGCTAGAAGGAAAATTGAGCAATGGGTAATTCATGGAAACTCTTAATGGTTTTGCCTTTGGTCGTTCTGCTGTCACTGTCCACCTCAAACGTCGCCTGTGCCTCTGCCGATCTTGGCGATGTTGCAAAGATTTTGGGATTTCCGGGCCAAATGGATGAAGGGGCGTTTGTCGTTCGTTTTGCGCGCAGCGACATCAAGGTGACTATTGATGGTGAGCAGATGCCCACAGCGCTCGGCTTTGGTTCCTGGACCGCATGGAAGGACATGGGCAAGGATACTATGGTGATGGGGGACCTTGTCCTGTTGGAAAAAGAGGTCAATCCCGTCATCTCCGCACTGGGAGAGGCAAATGTCCAGGTCACGGCGCTACACGACCATTTTTTCTATGACCAGCCTCGGATCATGTTTATGCACATCGGCGGAATGGGAGATCCCGTGAAGATGGCCCAAGGTATCAGAAGTGCTTTGGACAAAACCGCCACTCCTCCCCCAAGTTCCGGCTCGTCAGGAAGTTCAGAACCTCCTCTAAACTTGGACACTAAGAAAATCGAGCAAGTCATTGGGCATTCGGGCAAGGCGGCCGGTGGTTCCTTCAAAATCACGGTAGGTCGTCCTGGAGTCAAAATGCATGGCGTGGAATTGACCTCAAGCATGGGGCTCAACTCCTGGGCCGGGTTCGTAGGAACTGATGAAAAGGCGCATGTGGCCGGTGATGTAGTGATGTCCCCAAAGGAGGTCAACCCAGTAATACAGGCATTCAGAAAAGGCGGCATCGAAATCGTTGCGGTTCACAATCACATGCTGGACGAGCTGCCACGGGTATTTTTCCTCCATTACTGGGGAACAGGACCTGCGGAGAAACTGGCTCAAACCGTGCGAGCCGCGTTCGATGAGGCGAAAGGACCTATCAAATAGGTGGGACTGGGAGCGCTTCTCTGAGGACCATCCCAAAAGTTATCTAAGTCGCACACAATTTTTGATTCTGAAAGAAGGCTGAAAAATGAAGATAATAATGATCTTTGTGTTTGGAGTGATGATGACAGCGGTAGTTGTAGCAGCCCAAAATGGGAAAATGTCATGGAATTTCGATACAGACAAGATTGGTGAAACTGCTAAAGGCTTCACGAATGAAAGGGGAAGATGGGAAGTCGTTGCCGACGACACGGCTCCGTCAAAACCCAATGTCCTGGCCCAGTTGGCAAGAAGTTCCGGTCAAACGTTCAACCTCACGCTTGTCACCAACACCAATTATAAGGACGTGGATGTGACGGTCAAAATGAGAGCCATCGCGGGCAGCACTGATCAAGGCGGAGGCATCGTCTGGAGGGCGAAGGATGCCAAGAACTATTATGTGGCTCGTTACAATCCATTGGAAGACAATTATAGGCTCTATCACGTCGTGAACGGACAACGTTCCGAACTCAAGAGCGCAGAAATCCCGCATCCTTTGGGATGGCAGACACTGCGTGTTACCATGACAGGCGATCACATTGAGTGCTATTACGATGGCAAAAAGTATCTGGACGCGAAGGACTCGACTTTCAAGGAAGCAGGCAAAATCGGACTGTGGACGAAATCTGATGCTCAGACCCATTTTGACGATTTGGTGGTAAGCGGCAAACCGTGAATCGCGTCGAACTATTTTCCAAAGGAATCGCCATGAAGGACGAGATTGAACAAACCAAAAACCGGAAGCTTTCCGGAACATTTGATTGTCAAGAGTTCTTCCGTTCCTGTATCCTGAACGGGCTTGTTCTAATGTGTATGGAATTGGTTTAGCTGAAGTGAGTGAGGGATCATGTTTCATTCGAGATTCGTCCGGCTGCTCATAGGGATGTTCTTGGTGAACCTGTTCTTCGGGGCAAGTTCATCCTCCGCCTGGGAATTTTCAATGGAGGGCGAGCTGGTCTGGAAGAACCGATTCGTCGGACAACTCGGATCTAGGGGCTTCTTCGGGAAGTACGACCTGGACAATAGTTCTACACCAGGGAATTTCGCCTCGGTCAACGGCTGGGTGAGCGGAAAACTCAACGATCTCTCGTCATCCAGTAGCGCTGCCGATCAGGTTATGGAGACGAATGTTCTTCCAGAGCTGAGAATCAATTCTGCCATGAGACTGAGAGGCGAATATCGGATCGGAGCCTTCGGCGACCCCATAGCCTCGTCATACACCAATTCCACGAGTCCGGGAGTTCAGGTTGCTATTTCAGAGGGGCAGTGGACCATGTGGTGGTTTAGCGCCCAAACTCCTTGGGGAATAGTGACCTATGGAAAAAGACCGTTTAATTTTGGGTGCGGACTCCAGTACAATGGAGCCGAGGACCTGACTTCAGAATCATTGCTCCTGGTGGCGCCCACAGGTCCATTGAGAATCGGAGTCGGTTTCTATCCGTGGAGGCAGCAGCCGGACAACCCTTTTAGACAAGATCAGCCTAACAATTCGATTCCCCAAACAACCGAGAATCCGTACTTCAATCCTCTGGATACGAACGCAGTTCTGGCTTTGTCGCCGACCGCGTTCATTACTTTCGACGCCGGACCGATTTCCGTAGGCATGGTAGCTGAATACTTTAGCTTTCACAGAGGGCCTGAATCCCAACGGTCCCAAATCGACCGAGCATCTTTTCCCACGAGCGATGTCGTCGGCACGGACGGCGGAATATTTCTCAAATACAATAACGGAAGGTATTTTCTCAACGCTGAGTTGGACTGGGTCAACAAAACCACTAAATTCCAACGATCTCTGAATGGAACCTTCCTCGGGACGCCTGACCGAGCGGACGGAACCGGAAGCCTGTTTGCTCCTCGGTACATTGAAGCCTGGAGATGGATGGTGGAGACGGGCCTCATGGCTGGCCCGATCAAGGCCTCCTTCATTTACGCGTGGCTGCCAGGGCCGGATAGAAGGCACGGTGTGGTCATCGATAGACAGCCGTATTTTTACGGCTTTGCCAACAACGGACTATTCATGCCGTACAGCCTTGTCATGAACTTCTATTACGGCGGAGGCTTGAACTTGTTCAACCTGAACACGGACGGGTACCTTAACGACGCCTCGATTCTCGCTGCAAGACTGGACTATGCCGCGGCATCCAATTTGAATCTCTTTGGAAGCTTTTGCTGGTTTGACAGAGCATCCGCACAGGGTTACGGATGGGGATTCATGCGGCCTGGGCCTACGGGCACCACGGTTCAATTCCAGAACCTAAGCACCATCAATGCCGCCACGACGGGTGCGCCTTCGATTCCCGACAAC encodes:
- a CDS encoding NAD(P)-binding protein; the encoded protein is MKVGVVGSGLVGATSAYALVMTGVGSEIVLLDKNKDRTKSCR
- a CDS encoding cupin domain-containing protein — its product is MAALDTDSKEHFRKPFNFEEAQEKGFTRKTLFETEHMRFSIYMILPGQENPLHRHPLSDEILAFTHGEGECVVGDEVVAVEPGSVLFIPQDVPHAVRNTHKTETLGCTVVQSPLPCEHVMGT
- a CDS encoding MFS transporter, whose protein sequence is MTKSSTKILTEPTNGVDVNDSIRSTFSGLCAVGFFARASYALARTPVLALFAASLGAGPEAIGFAVAISTVTGIFFKMPAGVLSDVIGRTRTLFMGLAVFAVVPFAYLWVSSYEALVVVRFFHGFATAIYGPVAMAVVVGVAGDKRGEMLSWFSSITIIGNLIGAPLGGLMLTELSAGADPSLTHFHIVYGVVAALGMASLLIALWVMQGKWDAPKHENGRTLRAIWDQFRIGTREILMDRRVLLTSNMEGVQNLSVGALEAFLPIYAVVICGFSAFQAGLLWGVQIFVTVLSKPLMGKISDRHGRQTLLFWGMFVCVIPFVLIPWFRSFPVLLVLAAIFGLGEAIVTSSAAALVADFCRQDHLGCAMGTFGTIFDVGHASGPLLAGLLIGLTGSGTDYRLSFAIVAALLVAAAIVFRAGVKR
- a CDS encoding HDIG domain-containing protein, which encodes MPSTEEHVEISRQRTGKDHRELHEWMDADPGKKVERHDVNRICEYGQLMKALYGEEGLEEYVQHIYDDVIARYLRGKTDLESAILAQTAFFALKSTAKGPDGDACRVKASDVDLLRQAGVSEGDIAHSIQVAQKALELAERTGADLDKVLVGRGALLHDLGKAKGRGHDHGIFGGEIGRKMGLPDAITTIMEKHVNAGLTEEEAHGLGLPRKDYSPNTIEEKIVIYADKLVDIITASDRIVATEHEAEERFPEILKTHPNLAKGDKPLSRHLQYHEEIQGLTKAR
- a CDS encoding chromate resistance protein; this encodes MTECLDGKWLLLIHQIPPKPGYLRVKIWRRLQALGAVAIKNSVYVIPRNEQTLEDFQWVLREIVQAGAEASICAASFVEGLTDEHVEALFRTARDADYGQIADEAKAVIDAAPPGASMTDEDRSELEAALTRLNKRFSVVVNLDFFGAPGRESALTLLEKIESRLAEARNRTDTGTKAVDTSDVTQFRGRTWVTRKGVYVDRIACAWLIRRFIDPDASFRFVSERGYRPKTGELRFDTFEGEFTHEGDLCSFEVLVQRFAVNDKALAEIGKIVHDLDLKETKFRKPETAGILALLDGIVASRKPDDARLDRGSTLFDDLYEYFRRK
- a CDS encoding thiosulfate sulfurtransferase GlpE, whose translation is MADSITPQELKALMGSERKPALFDVRRKADFEAAPKKIGGADWLDPEKADEWTDEIPQNRPVVVYCVKGGSVSQSVADRLQQSHPDVRFLQGGIKAWTELGDPEGEDK
- a CDS encoding chromate resistance protein, whose product is MKWITRENAHVDRIACPWLIKRFIDKDAVFLFVPKGQVIATAEREGATPYDVPGVELGHVEGRCSFESIAIKYGLMDDPALIEMAKIIHAADVSADLGSSPQGAGLKAMAHGFSLLHGTDDHKKMELEFPMYDALYAWCEDKVKPAR
- the chrA gene encoding chromate efflux transporter — protein: MVTFREAFWVWMKVALNSFGGPVAQIAVMHRYLVEEKRWIGESRFLHALNYCMLLPGPEAQQLAIYIGWLLHKIPGGIIAGTVFVLPGFIAMLILSVLYAGYQDLSIVQWLFLGLKPAVLAVVIQAVVRIGKRVLKNRLTVTLAGLSFVGIFFFDVPFPLIVISAAVIGYLGGCLSPTLFEVNQGHATNSDPCDSALVDKMLEEEPPEHTKPSVSRAVVVALVWTILWFGPIALILILLGSESIYFQEATFFSKAAVVTFGGAYAVLAYVAQQAVENYKWVTPGEMLDGLGLAETTPGPLILVLPFVGFLAAFRNPGVLNPMIAGTLGAMLTTWATFVPCFLWVLVGGPYVEALRGNKSLNTAMSSISAAIVGVVLNLAVWFALHTVFGSLRDAHFFGVHLQIPVWTTINVPSLFITAFAMLAIFRFKLSVIKTIACSAMLGIVYHLFRWGLS
- a CDS encoding DUF1259 domain-containing protein — translated: MGNSWKLLMVLPLVVLLSLSTSNVACASADLGDVAKILGFPGQMDEGAFVVRFARSDIKVTIDGEQMPTALGFGSWTAWKDMGKDTMVMGDLVLLEKEVNPVISALGEANVQVTALHDHFFYDQPRIMFMHIGGMGDPVKMAQGIRSALDKTATPPPSSGSSGSSEPPLNLDTKKIEQVIGHSGKAAGGSFKITVGRPGVKMHGVELTSSMGLNSWAGFVGTDEKAHVAGDVVMSPKEVNPVIQAFRKGGIEIVAVHNHMLDELPRVFFLHYWGTGPAEKLAQTVRAAFDEAKGPIK
- a CDS encoding DUF1080 domain-containing protein, coding for MKIIMIFVFGVMMTAVVVAAQNGKMSWNFDTDKIGETAKGFTNERGRWEVVADDTAPSKPNVLAQLARSSGQTFNLTLVTNTNYKDVDVTVKMRAIAGSTDQGGGIVWRAKDAKNYYVARYNPLEDNYRLYHVVNGQRSELKSAEIPHPLGWQTLRVTMTGDHIECYYDGKKYLDAKDSTFKEAGKIGLWTKSDAQTHFDDLVVSGKP